A single region of the Mechercharimyces sp. CAU 1602 genome encodes:
- a CDS encoding MaoC family dehydratase N-terminal domain-containing protein, translating into MFDWIGNCSEKVKNVVERGAVKKFCEAIDDPHPLYTDEKTGASSRYGRNIAPPTFPVVFDYGTISSLYLPKKGLIHGEQQFHYERPLLIGEEIFCYQEVHDYTEKDGKLGRMGILHIKRYGESAENRLIFSSTQVIILSSLVRKEMGV; encoded by the coding sequence TTGTTTGATTGGATTGGTAACTGCTCTGAAAAAGTGAAAAACGTTGTAGAAAGAGGAGCCGTAAAAAAGTTTTGTGAGGCGATTGATGATCCTCACCCCCTCTATACGGATGAGAAGACAGGGGCTTCCTCCCGCTACGGGAGGAATATTGCTCCCCCTACTTTTCCAGTCGTCTTTGACTATGGTACTATTTCTTCCCTCTATCTTCCCAAAAAAGGGTTGATTCATGGGGAACAACAATTTCACTATGAGCGCCCTCTTCTCATCGGTGAAGAGATTTTCTGCTACCAGGAAGTCCATGATTACACTGAAAAAGATGGAAAGCTAGGACGAATGGGAATTCTTCATATCAAGCGCTACGGTGAGTCGGCCGAGAATCGACTCATCTTTTCCTCTACTCAGGTTATTATTCTTAGCAGCCTAGTGCGGAAGGAGATGGGTGTATGA
- a CDS encoding DUF420 domain-containing protein — translation MVEKPKGLQNTSTATKVIIGLSLLINAIIALFFVMPKTDQFNHLDLTFLPMMNAIFNSFTFVFLVVALIMIKQKNIMWHRRFILAAFTSTSFFLVTYLIYHGLAESTSFGGEGPIRYVYFILLITHIFLAAIIVPLALFSIYFGWKMDVPRHRKIARWTMPIWLYVSISGPIVYLMISPYY, via the coding sequence ATGGTAGAAAAACCTAAAGGACTACAAAATACATCGACGGCAACGAAAGTGATCATCGGACTCTCTCTTTTGATTAATGCTATTATTGCCCTCTTTTTTGTGATGCCAAAGACGGACCAATTTAACCATCTGGACTTAACTTTCTTACCTATGATGAATGCAATCTTCAATAGCTTCACCTTCGTTTTTTTGGTAGTAGCGCTTATAATGATCAAACAGAAAAATATTATGTGGCATCGTCGCTTTATATTGGCGGCATTTACATCGACCTCTTTTTTCTTAGTCACGTACCTGATCTATCACGGTCTGGCTGAATCCACTTCTTTTGGTGGTGAGGGTCCCATTCGGTATGTATACTTTATCTTATTGATCACGCATATTTTTTTAGCGGCCATCATCGTTCCGCTAGCCCTCTTCTCTATCTACTTCGGCTGGAAAATGGATGTTCCACGCCATCGTAAGATCGCACGCTGGACTATGCCGATCTGGCTGTATGTAAGCATAAGCGGGCCGATTGTCTATTTGATGATTTCGCCCTACTATTAA
- the fadH gene encoding 2,4-dienoyl-CoA reductase — protein sequence MKGKTVIVTGGSNGMGKGMAARFCQEGANVVIIGRDVEKLENTKKEIETFEGQVLPISMDVRNLEQVEDMVKKTKETFGQIDHLVNNAAGNFLVNAEDLSVNGWKSVIDIVLNGTWYCTQTVGKEWIKDGHKGSIVNIVTTYTQTGAAGVIHSASAKAGVVAMARTLAVEWGERYGIRVNCIAPGPIEDTGGTDKLILSEKMHKMALQSVPLKRFGRLDEIASLAKFLLSEESGYINGDVITIDGGQSLNGSRFM from the coding sequence ATGAAAGGTAAAACAGTCATTGTAACCGGTGGTAGTAATGGCATGGGGAAAGGCATGGCGGCCCGTTTTTGTCAAGAAGGCGCCAACGTGGTTATTATTGGCCGCGATGTTGAGAAACTAGAAAACACAAAAAAAGAAATCGAAACATTTGAAGGTCAAGTGCTTCCTATCTCTATGGATGTTCGGAATTTAGAGCAAGTTGAAGACATGGTGAAAAAGACGAAAGAGACTTTTGGTCAAATTGATCATCTCGTTAATAATGCTGCAGGCAACTTCCTTGTTAATGCGGAAGATTTATCCGTCAACGGTTGGAAATCGGTCATCGATATTGTACTTAATGGTACGTGGTACTGTACCCAAACTGTAGGGAAAGAATGGATTAAAGATGGACATAAGGGTTCCATCGTTAATATTGTAACTACGTATACGCAAACCGGTGCAGCTGGCGTTATTCACTCGGCATCTGCCAAAGCAGGTGTAGTAGCGATGGCACGTACGCTGGCAGTCGAGTGGGGAGAGCGCTATGGCATCCGCGTCAACTGTATCGCTCCGGGTCCTATCGAGGATACGGGTGGAACCGATAAGTTGATCCTCTCGGAGAAAATGCATAAGATGGCATTGCAAAGTGTACCGTTGAAGCGCTTTGGTCGCCTCGATGAGATTGCTAGTCTAGCTAAATTTTTGCTTTCCGAAGAATCGGGCTATATCAACGGCGATGTCATCACGATTGATGGAGGTCAATCGTTGAACGGTTCTCGCTTTATGTAA
- a CDS encoding tetratricopeptide repeat protein, translating to MDEQAFQQAIHLHVVGRYKEAQREYEALLVDDPHDALLHYRMAWVCDNLGEESRAVPHYERALEGRLSGEDREGAFIGLGSTYRCLGDYERAEQLLRQGIREFPHNNALYTFPGLTLHNQGRSSEGIKILLEILAETSQDENILTYKKAILFYSDKLEQVW from the coding sequence ATGGATGAACAAGCTTTTCAACAAGCGATCCACTTACATGTAGTCGGAAGATATAAGGAAGCTCAACGGGAGTATGAAGCACTACTAGTTGATGATCCCCATGATGCACTCTTACATTATCGCATGGCATGGGTGTGCGATAATCTAGGTGAGGAAAGTAGGGCGGTTCCCCATTATGAACGCGCTTTGGAAGGTAGATTGAGTGGGGAGGATCGGGAAGGAGCATTTATAGGCTTGGGGAGCACGTACCGTTGTTTAGGTGACTACGAGCGAGCTGAACAGCTTTTGCGACAGGGAATAAGGGAGTTCCCCCACAATAATGCACTATATACCTTTCCTGGCCTCACATTACACAATCAAGGGAGAAGCAGCGAAGGAATAAAGATTTTATTGGAAATTCTGGCCGAAACCAGTCAGGATGAAAATATACTCACTTACAAAAAAGCGATTCTCTTTTACTCTGATAAACTAGAGCAGGTTTGGTAG
- a CDS encoding class I SAM-dependent methyltransferase: MSEQRPEHWDSMYDSGEYLQRWDYTYPSQELVSFIATGLLPTDAMALDVGCGAGREAIFLAQQGFNVTGIDMSEKAIAIAKSRAVEQGVNVDFHCGNVLKMSEDNHSFDFVNDRGCFHLIGSEDRPYYVKEMVRVLKPGGRILLRGCREKPTWDNSFVPVTLNVIQEFFNPFFSSGPVLPLQMISNAAGVGLDGNLVVLQRRD, encoded by the coding sequence ATGAGCGAACAACGACCTGAGCATTGGGATTCTATGTATGATAGTGGAGAGTACTTACAGCGATGGGATTATACATATCCCTCGCAGGAGTTGGTCAGTTTTATTGCTACAGGACTTTTGCCAACCGATGCGATGGCGCTTGATGTGGGATGTGGAGCGGGAAGGGAGGCGATTTTTCTCGCACAGCAAGGGTTTAATGTGACTGGCATAGATATGAGTGAGAAAGCAATTGCGATCGCAAAATCTAGAGCAGTGGAACAGGGGGTAAACGTTGATTTTCATTGTGGCAACGTATTAAAGATGTCTGAGGATAACCACTCATTTGATTTTGTGAACGATCGGGGTTGTTTTCACTTAATCGGTTCAGAGGATCGTCCTTATTATGTAAAAGAGATGGTACGTGTATTAAAGCCAGGGGGACGGATCTTATTGCGGGGATGCCGTGAAAAACCGACATGGGATAATTCGTTTGTTCCCGTAACTTTAAACGTCATACAAGAATTTTTTAACCCCTTTTTCTCATCTGGACCAGTTCTTCCCCTTCAGATGATTTCTAATGCAGCAGGGGTCGGCTTAGATGGTAACCTGGTCGTCCTGCAGAGAAGGGATTGA
- the fabG gene encoding 3-oxoacyl-ACP reductase FabG, which yields MTARFDGRVAFVTGGSRGIGKAIAEQFAAAGAKVALVDIDEESLSTCAHQLREQGCEVYAQVADITDGDQVAQVTKEIVTTFGSLDILVNNAGITRDNLLFKMSDQDWESVMNVHLKGSFLTCRAVQTYMVEQKYGRIINLSSTSALGNRGQANYSTAKAGLQGLTKTLAIELGRFGITVNAIAPGFIETDMTKATAARLGISFSDLIAASITTIPVGRSGKPADIAHAALFFADEHSSFVNGQVLYVAGGPKD from the coding sequence ATGACTGCAAGATTTGACGGACGCGTTGCTTTTGTCACAGGAGGAAGCCGGGGGATCGGAAAAGCTATTGCAGAGCAATTTGCCGCCGCGGGAGCAAAAGTTGCTCTCGTTGACATAGATGAAGAATCTCTTAGTACTTGTGCACATCAATTACGAGAGCAAGGGTGCGAAGTTTATGCTCAAGTAGCTGATATTACTGACGGAGATCAAGTTGCACAAGTGACTAAAGAGATCGTGACTACATTTGGCTCACTCGACATCCTGGTCAACAACGCAGGGATCACACGAGATAACCTATTATTTAAAATGAGTGATCAGGACTGGGAGAGTGTAATGAACGTACACCTTAAAGGCTCCTTTCTTACCTGCCGTGCAGTCCAAACATATATGGTAGAACAAAAATACGGACGAATTATTAATCTCTCCTCTACTTCCGCCCTCGGCAATCGAGGACAGGCCAATTACTCAACAGCTAAGGCAGGATTACAAGGGTTGACCAAGACATTGGCCATTGAGTTGGGACGCTTCGGTATTACCGTCAACGCAATTGCCCCTGGATTTATCGAAACGGACATGACCAAAGCAACCGCTGCCCGTTTAGGGATCTCCTTTTCCGATCTGATCGCAGCCAGCATCACAACCATTCCTGTTGGACGAAGCGGAAAACCAGCAGATATAGCACATGCCGCACTCTTCTTCGCTGATGAACACTCTTCTTTTGTGAACGGGCAAGTGCTCTATGTAGCAGGAGGACCTAAAGATTAA
- a CDS encoding MaoC/PaaZ C-terminal domain-containing protein, producing the protein MNHLHHLATGESLEEIQLSPVSRLDLIKYAGASGDYNPIHTIDEEAQKLGLPGIIAHGMWSMGQLSKLFTPYYTDGFIQNYSIRFKGMVGLGDVLTLRATLTERGEERLRFKVIVVNQAEEDVLAGSIDYHLYSKAAV; encoded by the coding sequence ATGAACCACTTACATCATCTAGCTACGGGAGAATCACTAGAGGAAATCCAATTATCCCCCGTCTCTCGGCTGGATCTAATCAAATACGCTGGCGCTTCCGGAGACTATAACCCGATCCATACCATCGATGAGGAAGCGCAAAAATTAGGGCTACCCGGGATAATCGCTCATGGAATGTGGTCCATGGGGCAATTAAGTAAGCTGTTTACACCGTATTACACCGATGGGTTTATCCAAAACTATTCCATTCGCTTCAAAGGTATGGTTGGTTTAGGAGATGTTTTAACCCTGCGCGCCACCCTAACTGAGCGTGGGGAAGAACGACTGCGCTTCAAAGTTATCGTCGTAAACCAAGCAGAGGAAGACGTGCTAGCCGGTTCAATCGATTACCACTTATATTCCAAAGCTGCAGTATAA
- a CDS encoding R2-like ligand-binding oxidase encodes MREQFVTMSGEGWKQNSFPYRLYRKAKKLGVWDPEDIDFTQDRRDWDQLDERKRWEIMQLISQFQAGEEAVTLDLLPLIMVIAKEGRLDEEMYLTTFLFEEAKHTEFFRHFLNQMGENGDLTVYHTDTYKQIFQEILPTAMTRLEHDHSRVALVEAATVYNLFVEGVLAETGYYSFHTTLEKEGIMPGLLQGIALLKKDEARHISYGTYLLQRCIAEDDSLYDVVMQKMEELIPYAIKMQHESIKEKPVSAFGTTNDLYNQFMMKQAHVRMEVLKRARGKSLDEVYRYDEEEAGTVL; translated from the coding sequence ATGAGAGAACAGTTTGTAACGATGAGTGGAGAAGGATGGAAGCAGAATTCGTTTCCTTATCGCTTATACCGTAAAGCGAAAAAGTTGGGGGTGTGGGATCCGGAAGATATTGATTTTACCCAAGACCGCCGCGATTGGGATCAACTAGATGAACGGAAAAGATGGGAGATCATGCAACTAATTTCTCAATTTCAAGCTGGAGAGGAAGCGGTTACTCTTGATTTGCTACCTCTTATCATGGTAATTGCCAAAGAAGGTCGTTTGGATGAAGAGATGTATTTAACCACATTTCTTTTCGAAGAGGCAAAGCATACAGAGTTTTTCCGCCACTTTCTTAATCAGATGGGAGAAAACGGGGATCTTACCGTCTATCATACAGATACGTATAAGCAGATATTCCAAGAAATCTTACCTACGGCGATGACTCGTTTGGAACATGATCATTCCCGGGTAGCGCTGGTTGAAGCGGCTACCGTTTACAATCTCTTTGTCGAGGGTGTTTTGGCTGAAACAGGATACTATTCTTTTCACACGACACTGGAGAAAGAGGGAATTATGCCTGGATTATTGCAAGGGATTGCCCTCTTAAAGAAAGACGAAGCACGTCATATTAGTTATGGTACTTATCTGCTCCAGCGGTGTATTGCCGAAGATGACAGTTTATACGATGTAGTGATGCAGAAGATGGAAGAACTTATTCCGTATGCGATAAAGATGCAGCATGAAAGCATCAAAGAAAAGCCTGTCAGTGCTTTTGGTACGACCAATGACTTGTATAACCAATTTATGATGAAGCAAGCTCACGTGCGAATGGAAGTGTTGAAACGTGCCCGGGGCAAATCTTTAGATGAAGTTTATCGATATGATGAAGAAGAAGCAGGAACGGTTTTGTAG
- a CDS encoding iron-containing alcohol dehydrogenase, giving the protein MGVDYHAFHVRTSLHNGAGVRAMIPDLFRGLRGKRIALFSDQGLKKAGVVERVEEVFSAQDTEAPEIVGTFFELTQDATSSSVNEATRFARDVRADALLAVGGGSVMDAVKGVKYSLAYELEDIKDVLTRGLHVERWPEARSLTIPHLSVPTTAGTGSEVSPISVIFNEEKRLKTNLVHPDLASDMAVLDPELSMGLPPFITAFTGFDALTHAIEALASPQLNSYSDALALQAIRLIECHLPRVVADGEDMESRMEMLAASAMAITAFSLTLAAIPVHNFAHACGALYRTPHGLANALFLPAVMKALPELYLPKIDALATALQVDTKNKEKEACLDAVIDKIEQMRTDIGLPSHLNTSEVRGEEVTAEDDMAQLVTAVQQDPLGRMFPLAEETICTIAEQVQGVKVEERA; this is encoded by the coding sequence ATGGGAGTAGATTACCATGCTTTTCACGTACGTACTTCTCTTCACAATGGGGCAGGAGTGCGTGCAATGATTCCAGACCTCTTTCGGGGACTAAGGGGAAAGCGGATTGCATTGTTTAGCGATCAGGGGTTGAAAAAGGCAGGGGTTGTAGAACGAGTCGAAGAGGTTTTCTCTGCGCAGGATACTGAGGCACCAGAGATTGTAGGTACTTTTTTCGAGCTGACTCAGGATGCAACGAGTTCATCAGTTAATGAAGCAACCAGATTTGCACGTGATGTGAGAGCAGATGCGCTCCTCGCCGTGGGTGGTGGAAGTGTGATGGATGCGGTAAAAGGGGTGAAATATAGTCTTGCTTACGAATTAGAAGATATTAAAGATGTGTTAACGAGAGGGTTACATGTAGAGCGATGGCCGGAGGCACGATCCCTAACCATTCCTCATCTGTCTGTACCCACCACAGCAGGTACAGGTTCGGAGGTTTCACCTATCTCTGTTATCTTCAATGAAGAGAAGCGCTTAAAAACAAATCTTGTTCACCCAGATCTAGCTTCAGATATGGCAGTGTTAGATCCCGAACTATCAATGGGTCTACCCCCATTCATCACTGCGTTCACTGGCTTTGATGCGTTGACACACGCTATCGAAGCACTTGCTTCACCCCAACTCAACTCGTACAGTGATGCCCTCGCTTTGCAGGCGATTCGATTGATAGAATGTCATCTTCCCCGTGTGGTAGCAGACGGGGAAGACATGGAGTCCCGCATGGAAATGTTAGCTGCCAGTGCGATGGCGATCACGGCATTTAGCCTCACACTGGCAGCCATTCCTGTTCATAATTTTGCTCATGCATGTGGAGCGTTGTACCGCACTCCGCACGGATTAGCAAATGCTTTATTTTTGCCAGCAGTGATGAAGGCGTTACCTGAATTATATCTTCCTAAGATCGACGCACTCGCCACCGCATTGCAGGTTGATACGAAGAATAAAGAGAAAGAAGCATGTTTAGATGCTGTCATTGATAAAATCGAGCAAATGCGCACAGATATAGGTTTACCCTCTCATTTGAATACGAGTGAGGTGCGAGGAGAAGAGGTCACAGCAGAGGATGATATGGCCCAGTTGGTAACAGCGGTGCAACAGGATCCGCTAGGGCGAATGTTTCCTCTAGCAGAAGAAACGATTTGCACAATTGCCGAGCAGGTTCAGGGAGTGAAAGTAGAGGAGAGAGCGTAA
- a CDS encoding acyl-CoA dehydrogenase family protein — translation MHLRLTDEQRMVQKTIRKFVERELMPLEAEVLRNEREGKPSLSAGTIEDLQLKAKKAGFWGISTPEEYGGANLGNMMLAIVLMEVSKTFVPFRFGGYADNILYYANEAQKEKYLLPTIRGEKKSCFAMTEPDAGSDTRNIKMSAVRDGDEWILHGEKTFITGGNEADFVMVIAVTDKEKKEANPRDGITCFIVDRTMGWRSEYIDTMGDWGPASLIFDQVRVPHENVLGEVDRGYDLGLEWIGFARWIVGARAIGAAERLLAMAIDYAKKRNTFGKPIAERQAIQFMIADSAVEIEAAKWLVLNAAFTLDQGEDNRHLASIAKLYGSNMGNRVVDRVLQIHGGMGYTKELPIERWYREARLWRIYDGTDEIQRVIIARNLLKEHVKVGQ, via the coding sequence ATGCATTTACGCTTAACTGATGAACAGCGCATGGTGCAAAAAACCATTCGTAAGTTCGTAGAACGTGAATTGATGCCACTTGAGGCAGAAGTATTGCGAAACGAACGCGAAGGCAAGCCCAGCTTATCTGCAGGTACTATAGAAGACCTCCAACTAAAAGCAAAAAAGGCGGGCTTTTGGGGGATTAGTACCCCTGAAGAGTACGGGGGAGCCAATCTTGGCAATATGATGCTCGCCATCGTGTTGATGGAAGTATCCAAAACCTTCGTCCCCTTCCGCTTTGGTGGATATGCCGATAATATCCTCTACTATGCCAACGAAGCCCAAAAAGAAAAATACCTCTTACCGACCATACGCGGCGAGAAAAAATCATGTTTTGCTATGACCGAGCCCGATGCGGGTTCAGATACGCGTAATATCAAGATGAGTGCGGTTAGAGATGGAGATGAATGGATCTTACACGGTGAAAAAACCTTTATCACCGGTGGCAATGAAGCCGACTTTGTCATGGTGATCGCGGTAACGGACAAAGAGAAAAAAGAAGCAAATCCTCGGGATGGAATCACTTGTTTTATCGTAGATCGTACAATGGGTTGGCGCTCCGAATACATCGATACAATGGGTGATTGGGGACCTGCCTCCCTTATCTTTGACCAGGTGCGAGTGCCACATGAAAACGTACTAGGCGAGGTAGACCGTGGATATGATCTCGGCTTAGAATGGATCGGATTTGCACGCTGGATCGTCGGCGCTCGTGCGATTGGAGCGGCAGAGCGTCTACTGGCTATGGCTATAGATTATGCCAAAAAGCGAAATACCTTTGGCAAGCCAATTGCCGAGCGACAGGCAATCCAATTTATGATCGCTGATTCAGCTGTCGAGATCGAAGCCGCCAAATGGCTTGTACTTAACGCCGCCTTTACCCTGGATCAAGGAGAAGATAATCGCCACCTCGCCTCTATCGCCAAGCTATATGGATCCAATATGGGGAATCGTGTTGTCGATCGAGTTTTACAAATCCACGGTGGGATGGGATATACGAAGGAACTGCCTATCGAACGCTGGTATCGCGAAGCAAGACTATGGCGTATATACGACGGAACCGATGAAATTCAGCGTGTTATCATCGCACGCAACCTGTTGAAAGAACATGTAAAAGTAGGGCAGTAG
- the eis gene encoding enhanced intracellular survival protein Eis codes for MDFEPIDPKAQSQYRSLLKQSFNFPDDYIEPWFEWLNTTQMRGVYRDHQLVGGLSWIKIGQWYGGRVVPASGISAVAVTPEGRGEGVATVLLRECITELYEEGFPLAILYPTTVPLYRKAGFELAGMRLQYHLSLFELQLLQSSEMEVVKVPIGYDEKIDVFYRAQARSHGGLLDRTKQMWEKLYLLPENDLHLYRIENNGNTEGYVCLMQTPGNESIMIRDWFASSPAATARILQLIKGHAPMFTELTWRGGPQDSFLSSLSDPAGAKISSYQEWMARIVDVEKAFSMRGFPHGRATTLHFEIKDPWVEANCGRFILTVSNEGDVSVERGGEGTLRIDIKGVASLYTSHRTAHQLQREGLLHTEDEDSLSEVTMLFAGPNPWMTDIF; via the coding sequence ATGGACTTTGAGCCAATAGATCCCAAGGCACAGTCACAGTACCGTTCATTACTAAAGCAATCGTTTAATTTTCCAGACGATTATATTGAACCATGGTTTGAATGGTTAAATACCACCCAAATGCGTGGAGTATACCGTGACCATCAACTGGTGGGAGGGCTTAGTTGGATTAAGATAGGTCAATGGTACGGTGGAAGAGTGGTTCCAGCTAGTGGAATTTCAGCAGTAGCCGTTACCCCAGAGGGAAGAGGCGAAGGGGTAGCCACTGTTTTACTGCGGGAGTGTATTACTGAACTTTATGAAGAAGGCTTTCCGCTCGCAATACTATATCCTACGACAGTTCCTCTTTACCGGAAAGCTGGGTTTGAATTGGCAGGGATGCGACTGCAGTATCATTTATCTTTATTTGAACTCCAGTTGTTACAGTCAAGTGAGATGGAGGTTGTGAAGGTTCCGATTGGCTATGATGAAAAAATTGATGTTTTTTATCGCGCACAAGCGAGGTCACATGGGGGATTACTAGATCGTACGAAACAGATGTGGGAGAAGCTATATTTGTTGCCAGAAAACGATCTCCATCTATATCGAATTGAAAACAATGGGAATACAGAGGGATATGTATGTTTAATGCAAACTCCAGGAAATGAGAGCATCATGATTAGAGACTGGTTTGCGTCATCACCTGCAGCGACAGCTCGTATTTTACAGCTGATTAAAGGTCACGCCCCTATGTTTACGGAGCTGACTTGGCGAGGAGGGCCACAGGATTCTTTCTTATCCTCTCTTTCCGATCCGGCAGGTGCGAAAATCTCCTCTTATCAGGAATGGATGGCGCGTATCGTAGACGTGGAAAAAGCATTTAGCATGCGTGGCTTTCCACATGGTCGGGCGACGACTCTTCACTTTGAGATTAAGGATCCTTGGGTCGAGGCTAATTGTGGCCGCTTTATTTTAACTGTTTCGAATGAAGGAGATGTGTCGGTGGAGCGCGGGGGAGAAGGTACATTGAGAATCGATATTAAAGGAGTAGCATCTTTATATACAAGTCACCGCACGGCACATCAGCTTCAAAGAGAAGGATTGTTACATACAGAAGACGAGGATAGCTTATCAGAGGTAACTATGCTATTTGCTGGTCCTAATCCGTGGATGACAGATATTTTTTAG
- a CDS encoding long-chain fatty acid--CoA ligase yields MKRPWSQHIPAGVPASVDVPLLTIPELLQQSLHTYADHTAITFYHQTYTYRQLSQAIAQFARALQQMGIKKGDRVGIMLPNCPQYPISYYAALQCGATIVQLSPMYKPNELLHVLQDSETSFLIVLDTLLPLTDSIIDQSSVSHTIDVSFSQACTFDQLLHQSNEEYSFTPVPIFPKEDVAVIQYTGGTTGRPKGAMLTHYNIVANAIQSAATSEIKIKKGEERVLTIAPLFHIYGMTGAMILTFYNGGNMILVPKFDVEHVIELIEKVQPTAFPGAPTMYIALLHRYSQKPFDLSCFTLCTSGSAPLPLEVLERFNQLSKADIAEGYGLSEASPVTHRNPVIGLQKAGSIGFPIASTDAKIVDATTGERELPQGEVGELIIQGPQVMKGYWNQPEETAKALRNGWLYTGDLAKMDEDGYFYIVGRKKELIIASGYNVYPIEVEDVLYRHPAIFEAAVIGIPDSYRGETVHAVIVLKEDASLSEEPCISYCREHLATYKVPTSVTFLTEMPKSDVGKILKRKLKELLAVK; encoded by the coding sequence ATGAAGCGACCTTGGTCCCAGCATATTCCCGCAGGTGTGCCCGCCTCTGTCGATGTCCCTCTCCTTACAATACCTGAACTTTTGCAGCAGTCCTTGCATACTTATGCTGATCATACCGCTATCACTTTTTACCATCAAACGTATACCTATCGCCAATTATCACAAGCGATCGCACAATTTGCCCGCGCACTCCAGCAGATGGGGATTAAAAAAGGCGATCGTGTCGGTATCATGTTACCCAATTGCCCACAGTATCCAATTAGTTACTATGCCGCACTTCAATGTGGAGCCACGATTGTGCAACTAAGTCCCATGTACAAGCCTAACGAGTTACTACATGTCCTACAAGATAGCGAAACCTCTTTTCTGATCGTACTCGATACGCTCCTTCCTCTGACAGATTCCATCATTGATCAATCCTCTGTTTCTCATACCATCGATGTCTCTTTTAGCCAAGCATGCACGTTTGATCAGCTCCTCCATCAGTCTAACGAGGAATACTCCTTTACACCTGTCCCTATCTTCCCTAAAGAAGATGTGGCCGTCATTCAATATACAGGAGGCACGACAGGTCGTCCCAAAGGGGCAATGTTAACACATTATAATATTGTTGCAAATGCCATCCAAAGTGCCGCCACTTCAGAAATCAAGATAAAGAAAGGAGAGGAACGCGTTTTAACAATCGCACCTCTCTTTCACATCTATGGCATGACAGGAGCGATGATCCTCACCTTCTATAATGGCGGGAATATGATCCTCGTCCCCAAATTTGACGTTGAACATGTCATTGAATTAATCGAAAAAGTACAGCCCACCGCTTTTCCCGGAGCTCCTACGATGTATATTGCACTATTGCATCGCTACAGCCAAAAACCGTTTGACCTAAGTTGCTTTACCTTATGTACTAGCGGTTCAGCTCCTTTGCCATTAGAGGTGTTAGAACGCTTTAATCAGCTAAGCAAAGCGGATATTGCGGAAGGATATGGTTTATCCGAAGCCTCCCCTGTCACCCACCGTAACCCAGTCATCGGCTTGCAAAAAGCAGGGAGCATTGGATTCCCCATCGCCAGCACCGATGCCAAAATAGTGGATGCTACTACAGGAGAACGGGAGCTTCCACAGGGGGAAGTGGGAGAGCTAATCATTCAGGGACCGCAAGTAATGAAGGGATACTGGAATCAACCAGAGGAGACAGCCAAAGCTTTGCGCAACGGATGGCTATACACTGGTGATTTAGCCAAGATGGATGAAGATGGATACTTTTATATCGTCGGCCGAAAAAAAGAACTTATCATCGCCAGCGGTTACAATGTATATCCAATTGAAGTAGAAGATGTACTATACCGCCACCCCGCCATTTTTGAAGCTGCTGTAATTGGTATCCCTGATTCCTATCGTGGGGAAACAGTACATGCTGTAATCGTCTTAAAAGAAGATGCATCCTTATCAGAGGAACCGTGCATCTCATACTGCCGAGAGCACCTTGCTACCTACAAAGTACCCACCAGCGTAACGTTTCTTACAGAGATGCCAAAAAGCGATGTGGGAAAAATCCTCAAACGTAAACTAAAAGAGCTGTTGGCTGTTAAGTAA